A stretch of Panthera uncia isolate 11264 chromosome A1 unlocalized genomic scaffold, Puncia_PCG_1.0 HiC_scaffold_16, whole genome shotgun sequence DNA encodes these proteins:
- the SLITRK5 gene encoding SLIT and NTRK-like protein 5, whose protein sequence is MHTCCPPITLEQDLHRKMHSWMLQSLAFALTSLVLSCAETIDYYGEICDNACPCEEKDGILTVSCENRGIISLSEISPPRFPVYHLLLSGNLLNRLYPNEFVNYTGASILHLGSNVIQDIETGAFHGLRGLRRLHLNNNKLELLRDDTFLGLESLEYLQVDYNYISVIEPNAFGKLHLLQVLILNDNLLSSLPNNLFRFVPLTHLDLRGNRLKLLPYVGLLQHMDKVVELQLEENPWNCSCELISLKDWLDSISYSALVGDVVCETPFRLHGRDLDEVSKQELCPRKLISDYEMRPQTPLSTTGYLHTTPASVNSVATSSSAVYKPPLKPPKGTRQPNKPRVRPTSRQPSKDLGYSNYGPSIAYQTKSPVPLECPTACTCNLQISDLGLNVNCQERKIESIAELQPKPYNPKKMYLTENYIAVVRRSDFLEATGLDLLHLGNNRISMIQDRAFGDLTNLRRLYLNGNRIERLSPELFYGLQSLQYLFLQYNLIREIQSGTFDPVPNLQLLFLNNNLLQAMPSGVFSGLTLLRLNLRSNHFTSLPVSGVLDQLKSLIQIDLHDNPWDCTCDVVGMKLWVEQLKVGVLVDEVICKAPKKFAETDMRSIKSELLCPDYSDVVVSTPTPSSIQVPARTSAVTPAVRSNSTGAPAGLGAGGGASSVPLSVLILSLLLVFIMSVFVAAGLFVLVMKRRKKNQSDHTSTNNSDVSSFNMQYSVYGGGGGAGGHPHAHVHHRGSALPKVKTPAGHVYEYIPHPLGHMCKNPIYRSREGNSVEDYKDLHELKVTYSSNHHLQQQPPPPPPPPPQQQPPPPLQLQPGEEERRESHHLRSPAYSVSTIEPREDLLSPVQDADRFYRGILEPDKHCSTTPAGNSLPEYPKFPCSPAAYTFSPNYDLRRPHQYLHPGAGDSRLREPVLYSPPSAVFVEPNRNEYLELKAKLNVEPDYLEVLEKQTTFSQF, encoded by the coding sequence ATGCACACTTGCTGCCCCCCAATAACTTTGGAACAGGACCTTCACAGAAAAATGCATAGCTGGATGCTGCAGAGTCTAGCGTTTGCTCTAACATCTCTCGTCCTTTCGTGTGCAGAAACCATCGATTATTATGGGGAAATCTGTGACAATGCATGTCCTTGTGAGGAAAAGGACGGCATTTTAACTGTGAGCTGTGAAAACCGGGGGATCATCAGCCTCTCTGAAATTAGCCCTCCCCGTTTCCCAGTCTACCACCTCCTGTTGTCTGGAAACCTTTTGAACCGTCTCTATCCCAATGAGTTTGTCAATTACACCGGGGCTTCAATTTTGCATCTGGGTAGCAACGTTATCCAGGACATTGAGACTGGGGCTTTCCACGGGCTGCGGGGTTTAAGGAGATTGCATCTGAACAATAATAAACTGGAACTTCTGCGAGATGATACCTTCCTCGGCCTGGAAAGCCTGGAGTACCTACAGGTCGATTACAATTACATCAGTGTCATTGAACCCAATGCTTTTGGGAAACTGCATTTATTGCAGGTGCTTATCCTCAATGACAATCTCTTGTCCAGTTTACCCAACAACCTCTTCCGTTTTGTGCCCTTAACGCACTTGGACCTGCGGGGGAACCGGCTGAAACTTCTGCCCTATGTGGGGCTGTTGCAGCACATGGATAAAGTTGTGGAGTTACAGCTGGAAGAAAACCCCTGGAATTGCTCCTGCGAGCTGATCTCTCTCAAGGATTGGTTGGACAGTATCTCCTACTCAGCCCTGGTGGGGGATGTGGTTTGTGAGACCCCCTTCCGCTTACACGGCCGGGATTTGGACGAGGTGTCCAAGCAGGAACTTTGCCCAAGGAAACTTATTTCAGATTATGAGATGAGGCCACAGACGCCTTTGAGCACCACGGGGTATCTACACACTACCCCAGCCTCGGTGAATTCCGTGGCCACTTCTTCCTCTGCTGTTTACAAACCCCCCTTAAAGCCCCCTAAGGGGACTCGCCAACCCAACAAGCCCAGAGTGCGCCCCACCTCTCGGCAGCCCTCCAAGGACTTGGGCTACAGCAACTATGGCCCCAGCATCGCCTACCAGACCAAATCTCCGGTGCCTTTGGAGTGTCCCACCGCGTGCACTTGCAACCTACAAATCTCCGATCTGGGCCTCAACGTCAACTGCCAGGAGCGCAAAATCGAGAGCATCGCGGAGCTGCAGCCCAAGCCCTACAACCCCAAGAAGATGTATCTGACGGAGAACTACATTGCGGTTGTGCGCAGGAGCGACTTCCTGGAGGCTACGGGGCTGGACCTCCTACACCTGGGCAACAACCGAATCTCCATGATCCAGGACCGCGCTTTCGGCGATCTCACCAACCTGAGGCGCCTCTACCTAAATGGCAACAGGATTGAGAGGCTGAGCCCGGAGTTGTtctatggcctgcaaagcctgcAGTATCTCTTCCTCCAGTACAATCTCATACGTGAGATTCAGTCTGGGACTTTCGACCCGGTCCCAAACCTCCAGCTGCTATTTCTGAATAACAACCTCCTGCAGGCCATGCCCTCAGGCGTCTTCTCAGGCCTGACCCTTCTCAGGCTGAACCTAAGGAGTAACCATTTCACCTCCTTGCCCGTGAGTGGAGTTCTGGACCAGCTCAAGTCACTCATCCAAATCGACCTGCATGACAACCCTTGGGATTGTACCTGCGACGTGGTGGGCATGAAGCTGTGGGTCGAACAGCTCAAAGTGGGTGTCTTGGTGGATGAGGTCATCTGCAAGGCGCCCAAGAAGTTTGCGGAGACCGATATGCGCTCCATTAAGTCGGAGCTGCTGTGTCCAGACTACTCTGACGTGGTGGTTTCCACGCCCACGCCCTCTTCCATCCAGGTCCCGGCGAGGACCAGCGCGGTGACCCCCGCGGTCCGGTCGAACAGCACCGGGGCCCCCGCGGGCTTGGGCGCGGGGGGAGGTGCGTCGTCGGTGCCCCTGTCGGTGTTGATTCTCAGCCTGCTGCTGGTTTTTATCATGTCCGTCTTCGTGGCCGCCGGGCTCTTCGTGCTGGTTATGAAGCGCAGGAAGAAGAACCAGAGCGACCACACCAGCACCAACAACTCCGACGTGAGCTCCTTCAACATGCAGTACAGCGTatacggcggcggcggcggcgcgggagGCCATCCGCACGCGCACGTGCACCACCGCGGGTCCGCGCTGCCCAAGGTGAAGACGCCCGCGGGCCACGTGTACGAGTACATCCCCCATCCACTGGGCCACATGTGCAAAAACCCTATCTACCGCTCCCGAGAGGGCAACTCCGTGGAGGATTACAAAGACCTGCACGAGCTCAAGGTCACCTACAGCAGCAACCACCACCTGcagcagcagccgccgccgccgccgccgccgccgccgcagcagCAGCCCCCGCCGCCTCTGCAGCTGCAgccgggggaggaggagaggcggGAAAGCCACCACTTGCGGAGTCCCGCCTATAGCGTCAGCACCATCGAGCCCCGGGAGGACCTACTGTCGCCGGTGCAGGACGCCGACCGCTTTTACAGGGGCATTTTAGAACCAGACAAACACTGCTCCACCACCCCCGCCGGCAACAGCCTCCCGGAATATCCCAAATTCCCGTGCAGCCCCGCTGCTTACACTTTCTCCCCAAACTATGACCTGAGACGCCCCCATCAGTATTTGCACCCGGGGGCAGGGGACAGCAGGCTGCGGGAACCGGTGCTCTACAGCCCTCCCAGTGCTGTCTTTGTAGAACCCAACCGGAACGAGTATCTGgagttaaaagcaaaactaaacgtTGAGCCGGACTACCTCGAAGTGCTGGAAAAACAGACCACATTTAGCCAGTTCTAA